One region of Carbonactinospora thermoautotrophica genomic DNA includes:
- the queD gene encoding 6-carboxytetrahydropterin synthase QueD produces MTAVQGQHTIAKCFTFEASHRLPDLPEGHKCARLHGHSWTVEVILTADELTGPGFVTDFGDLKPLKHYIDEHLDHRHLNDVLDVPPTSENVAAHLAAWCVAYLEPVIPGRVVAVRVSETRTTWAEYRVVDR; encoded by the coding sequence GTGACCGCGGTTCAGGGCCAGCACACGATCGCCAAGTGCTTCACGTTCGAGGCCTCCCACCGCCTGCCGGACCTGCCCGAAGGCCACAAGTGCGCGCGCCTGCACGGGCACAGTTGGACGGTCGAGGTCATCCTGACCGCTGATGAGCTGACCGGGCCGGGCTTCGTCACCGATTTCGGTGACCTGAAGCCGCTGAAGCACTACATCGACGAGCACCTGGACCACCGGCACCTCAACGACGTCCTGGACGTGCCGCCGACGAGTGAGAACGTCGCCGCGCACCTGGCCGCGTGGTGCGTGGCGTACCTGGAGCCCGTCATCCCGGGGCGGGTGGTGGCGGTGCGGGTGAGTGAAACGCGCACCACGTGGGCCGAGTACCGGGTGGTGGACCGGTGA
- the queC gene encoding 7-cyano-7-deazaguanine synthase QueC, giving the protein MTGQAPRHAVVIASGGLDSTAVAYWLADQGSELLLVSFDYGQRHRIELDHARRIAETLNARHEIVDLTSVGRLLTGSALTDANVPVPDGHYTDVSMRSTVVPNRNALMLDVAVGAAVAAGADAVALGIHAGDHPIYPDCRPAFLDAYARLAKVANEGFLVAGFRVLAPFLCSSKADIVRTAAALGVPFELTWSCYKGGPTHCGVCGTCTERREAFTLAGVPDPTTYASAEDAEVSR; this is encoded by the coding sequence ATGACCGGACAAGCACCCCGCCACGCGGTGGTGATCGCCTCCGGCGGCTTGGACAGCACCGCCGTGGCGTACTGGTTGGCCGACCAGGGAAGCGAACTGCTGCTGGTGTCCTTCGACTACGGGCAGCGGCATCGGATCGAACTCGACCACGCTCGCCGGATCGCCGAGACACTGAACGCCCGACACGAGATCGTCGATCTCACCTCGGTCGGCCGGCTGCTGACCGGTTCGGCCCTGACCGATGCGAACGTCCCGGTTCCGGACGGGCACTACACCGATGTCTCCATGCGCTCCACGGTGGTCCCGAACCGCAACGCGCTCATGCTGGACGTCGCCGTGGGCGCGGCGGTCGCCGCCGGGGCTGATGCCGTCGCCCTTGGTATCCACGCCGGGGATCACCCGATCTACCCCGACTGCCGGCCCGCGTTCCTGGACGCCTACGCGCGCCTGGCAAAGGTGGCCAACGAGGGGTTCCTCGTGGCCGGTTTCCGGGTGCTCGCTCCGTTCCTGTGCTCGTCGAAGGCGGACATCGTGCGCACCGCAGCCGCGTTGGGGGTGCCGTTCGAGTTGACCTGGTCCTGTTACAAGGGCGGGCCGACCCATTGCGGTGTCTGCGGCACCTGCACCGAGCGGCGTGAAGCGTTCACTCTGGCTGGCGTCCCCGACCCCACGACCTACGCTAGCGCCGAGGACGCGGAGGTGTCCCGGTGA
- a CDS encoding IS3 family transposase, with protein MPHCSQLIRQIHADSRGTYGSPRIYAELRARGVRVSRKRVERTGAGARADRGAPATPPRADQARSGRGQGTGPAAPRRHRRAPGHQARRRHHLPPDR; from the coding sequence ATGCCGCACTGCTCCCAGCTCATCCGACAGATCCACGCGGATTCGCGCGGCACCTACGGCTCCCCGCGCATCTACGCCGAGCTACGCGCTCGCGGAGTGCGTGTCTCCCGCAAGCGGGTGGAGCGGACGGGTGCGGGAGCACGGGCTGACCGGGGTGCACCGGCGACGCCGCCGCGGGCTGACCAAGCCCGATCCGGCCGCGGCCAAGGCACCGGACCTGCTGCGCCGCGACGTCACCGCCGAGCGCCCGGGCACCAAGCTCGTCGGCGACATCACCTTCCTCCCGACCGGTGA
- a CDS encoding ATP-binding protein, producing MTTRPHAEPALHRPLTGPYKLQSTLVRVWYWPEPTGQAAEQARRLVRALLTRWHLHELAQDATTVVSELVGNVIRHAPGPMLLAVSRQDETEGGRTAVALYDTSPMRPIPRTPGENGGFGLTVITALASSWGTTPIPTGGKKVWAVIGAGSPCAVPDLPLNP from the coding sequence GTGACCACCAGACCCCACGCCGAGCCCGCCCTCCACCGCCCGCTGACCGGGCCCTACAAGTTGCAGTCCACGCTGGTCCGCGTCTGGTACTGGCCGGAACCTACCGGCCAGGCGGCTGAGCAGGCACGCCGTCTCGTGCGCGCCCTTCTGACCAGGTGGCATCTGCACGAGCTGGCTCAGGACGCGACGACGGTGGTCTCCGAACTGGTTGGCAACGTGATCCGGCACGCACCGGGCCCGATGCTGCTGGCCGTATCCCGCCAGGACGAAACCGAGGGCGGCCGGACAGCGGTGGCGTTGTACGACACCTCGCCGATGCGGCCGATCCCACGGACACCAGGGGAGAACGGCGGATTCGGCCTGACCGTGATCACCGCGCTGGCCTCGAGCTGGGGAACCACGCCCATCCCGACCGGAGGGAAGAAGGTCTGGGCGGTCATCGGCGCCGGCTCCCCATGCGCGGTCCCAGACCTGCCCTTGAACCCCTGA
- a CDS encoding class I SAM-dependent DNA methyltransferase: MARQKAKTPPTTQQRLAAMIKRARDIMRTDPGLNGDLDRIPQLAWLLFLKAFDDLEEQRAIEYEGDGDYEPILPEKCRWKAWADDPRLTGDKLIEFVNETLLPTLRELPARSEERGLPDVLRDVFSGVENKMRSGYQLRELLNTLAQVHFTSADDIHTMAYLYESILREVRDAAGDSGEFYTPRPVIRFIVQQIDPKVGETVLDPACGTGGFLVETLEHVRPTAKSVHDRNRLELAVRGIEKKSQPYLLAVMNLLLHEVEVPGVTLGNALSLLQGDKSPSSQVDVVMTNPPFGGEESKEVISAFPEKYRTKETAWLFLTAVLDKLKPGGRCGMVVPNGVLFADDGTPRRIKERLLTECDLHTIVRLPDGVFAPYTDIPTNLLFFEKGRPTSEVWFYEIPPPEGRKKYTKMRPIAFEAFADCIAWWGGPKREGRVENDRAWKVPAAEIAERGYNLDLRNPNVPDDLAHRSPEELIKELIATEEEILSLLHDLQNGLEAGQ; encoded by the coding sequence GTGGCGCGCCAGAAGGCGAAGACCCCGCCGACAACCCAACAACGGCTGGCAGCCATGATCAAGCGGGCGCGCGACATCATGCGGACCGACCCAGGCTTGAACGGTGACCTGGATCGGATCCCCCAGCTCGCCTGGCTGCTGTTTTTGAAGGCGTTCGACGACCTGGAGGAACAACGCGCCATCGAGTACGAGGGCGACGGCGACTACGAGCCGATCCTGCCTGAGAAGTGTCGATGGAAGGCGTGGGCGGACGACCCGCGGCTCACCGGCGACAAATTGATCGAGTTCGTCAACGAGACCCTGCTGCCCACGCTGCGTGAGTTGCCTGCCCGAAGCGAGGAGCGCGGGCTGCCGGACGTGCTACGCGATGTGTTCTCCGGGGTGGAGAACAAGATGCGCTCCGGATACCAACTCCGGGAGTTGCTCAACACGCTGGCCCAGGTGCATTTCACCTCTGCCGACGACATCCACACCATGGCGTACCTTTACGAGTCGATCCTGCGTGAGGTACGCGACGCAGCAGGCGACTCAGGGGAGTTCTACACGCCGCGTCCGGTCATCCGGTTCATCGTGCAACAGATTGACCCGAAGGTAGGCGAGACCGTCCTCGACCCAGCGTGCGGAACCGGCGGCTTCCTGGTCGAGACGTTGGAACATGTACGCCCGACCGCGAAGTCAGTTCACGACCGCAACCGGCTGGAGCTAGCGGTTCGAGGGATTGAGAAGAAGTCGCAGCCATACCTACTCGCGGTAATGAACCTGCTGCTGCACGAGGTCGAGGTGCCGGGGGTGACACTCGGGAACGCCTTGTCCTTGCTGCAAGGCGACAAGTCACCGTCCTCTCAAGTCGACGTGGTGATGACGAACCCGCCGTTTGGCGGTGAGGAGAGCAAGGAGGTTATCAGCGCTTTCCCGGAGAAGTACCGCACCAAGGAGACTGCCTGGCTATTCCTCACCGCGGTTCTGGACAAGCTGAAGCCAGGCGGGCGCTGTGGCATGGTCGTCCCCAATGGCGTGTTGTTCGCCGACGATGGCACGCCGCGGCGGATCAAGGAGCGACTGCTCACCGAGTGCGATCTGCACACGATCGTGCGACTACCCGACGGTGTGTTCGCCCCCTACACCGACATCCCGACCAATCTGCTCTTCTTCGAAAAGGGCCGGCCGACTAGCGAGGTCTGGTTCTACGAGATTCCCCCGCCGGAGGGTCGTAAGAAGTACACCAAAATGCGGCCGATAGCGTTCGAAGCATTCGCTGACTGCATAGCCTGGTGGGGCGGCCCCAAGCGCGAAGGCCGAGTGGAAAACGACCGGGCCTGGAAGGTGCCAGCCGCCGAGATCGCCGAACGCGGCTACAACCTCGACCTACGCAATCCTAACGTCCCCGACGACCTCGCCCACCGATCACCCGAAGAACTCATCAAAGAACTGATCGCCACCGAGGAAGAAATCCTCAGCCTCCTCCACGACCTCCAGAACGGCCTGGAGGCAGGCCAATGA
- the hsdR gene encoding EcoAI/FtnUII family type I restriction enzme subunit R yields MGASTPEGVAIRQLVIPRLEAAGWSARNWRREFPITGEPRMVVDGRVRKRRPLRADFALLHGEHPIAVVEAKHSLRDVRTGVQQAREYARRLDLAVAYATNGHQIVEIDMRNQTEREVAAFRSPQELWEHHRQATGLHSDLGVRFFTTPYSRAVPDARGNPKTVRYYQHVALQRLLARIAAGERRLLAVLATGSGKTMLAMQLVHILWENHWPRGATSLDDRPRVLYLADRDVLVSQPMRDWFQPVFGDGPVCRVQGEVQRSKHLYFALYQALDQPGERETLFRDYDPDWFDLIIVDECHRGSARASSQWRQVLDHFAPAVQLGLTATPRYEGDVDTYGYFGEPVYVYSLRQGIEDGFLAPFEVLRVRLDIDVDGLEVPPGTLDREGREIPAGTYGATQLDRRLVTPERTRQVARYLTEYLRRTDPMAKTIVFCVDQEHAGRMREELVNLNSDLMRAHGDWVVRITADEGDRGRRFLDDFQREDQPVPVVAVTSQLLSTGVDVPTAKNIVLFRNIESMVEFKQIIGRGSRLAPEYGKEYFTIIDILGSTRKFEDPQFDGPPIRVVQVDDPDAGPDDEQTGQVEVTELDPDDTPGDEGEPASETSAGDNAGSDGSDDQDVDPGEEDEIVRRSRKYYLDGVDVYVASEALYVINDENGRLRRVRYEQWVRDRVLSLETNPESLRAQWATIAGRRALRELLAETLAFQVDDLVTRLNKVDCDPIDLLIWLAWDGPLLSRRDRVAMFSRDQREFLDQFSPRARQILATLLDKYTAYGVEELSPRALRTPPLSEMGSVVELAKEFGGKDGLRRAIDELGQRLFRAG; encoded by the coding sequence ATGGGCGCGAGCACACCGGAGGGCGTGGCGATCCGTCAGCTCGTCATACCACGGCTCGAGGCGGCTGGCTGGTCGGCACGAAACTGGCGCCGGGAGTTCCCGATCACTGGCGAGCCGCGCATGGTCGTGGACGGCCGAGTCCGCAAAAGACGCCCCTTGCGGGCCGATTTTGCCCTTCTGCACGGTGAGCATCCCATCGCCGTCGTTGAGGCGAAGCACTCTCTGCGTGACGTGCGGACCGGAGTCCAGCAGGCCCGCGAGTACGCCCGTCGGCTCGATCTGGCTGTGGCCTATGCAACCAACGGCCATCAGATCGTCGAGATCGACATGCGGAACCAGACCGAGCGGGAGGTCGCAGCGTTCCGCTCACCGCAGGAGCTGTGGGAGCACCACCGGCAGGCGACCGGCCTACATTCCGATCTCGGTGTTCGCTTCTTCACCACGCCGTACAGTCGGGCCGTCCCGGACGCTCGGGGTAACCCCAAGACCGTGCGTTACTACCAACATGTGGCGCTCCAGCGGCTGTTGGCTCGCATCGCTGCCGGGGAGCGTCGGCTGCTCGCGGTGCTGGCCACTGGTAGCGGCAAGACGATGCTGGCCATGCAGCTCGTCCACATCCTGTGGGAGAACCACTGGCCGCGCGGCGCAACGAGCCTGGACGACCGACCCAGGGTGCTCTACCTCGCCGACCGCGACGTCCTGGTGAGCCAGCCCATGCGCGACTGGTTCCAACCTGTCTTCGGCGACGGTCCAGTATGCCGGGTGCAGGGAGAGGTCCAGCGGTCCAAGCACCTGTACTTCGCGCTGTATCAGGCACTCGACCAGCCCGGCGAGCGCGAGACGTTGTTCCGCGACTACGACCCGGACTGGTTCGACCTGATCATCGTGGACGAGTGTCACCGCGGTAGCGCGAGGGCGTCCTCTCAGTGGCGCCAGGTGCTCGACCACTTCGCTCCGGCCGTCCAGCTTGGACTAACCGCCACGCCGCGCTACGAGGGCGATGTCGACACCTACGGCTACTTCGGAGAGCCGGTCTACGTCTACAGCCTGCGCCAAGGCATCGAGGACGGATTCCTCGCCCCGTTCGAGGTACTGCGGGTGAGGCTCGACATCGACGTAGACGGTCTGGAGGTGCCACCGGGCACGCTCGACCGGGAAGGCCGGGAGATCCCCGCCGGCACCTACGGGGCGACGCAGCTCGACCGACGGCTGGTGACCCCCGAGCGCACCCGACAGGTGGCTCGCTACCTCACCGAGTACCTGCGTCGCACCGACCCCATGGCCAAGACCATCGTCTTCTGTGTTGACCAGGAGCACGCCGGCCGGATGCGTGAAGAGCTGGTGAACCTCAACTCCGACCTGATGCGGGCGCACGGCGACTGGGTGGTTCGCATCACCGCCGACGAGGGTGATCGAGGTCGCCGTTTCCTCGACGATTTCCAGCGCGAGGACCAGCCAGTGCCGGTCGTGGCAGTGACCTCACAGCTGCTGTCGACCGGGGTGGACGTGCCGACCGCGAAGAACATCGTGTTGTTCCGCAACATCGAGTCGATGGTCGAGTTCAAGCAGATCATCGGCCGTGGTAGCCGGTTGGCGCCCGAGTACGGCAAGGAGTACTTCACGATCATCGACATCCTTGGGTCCACGCGGAAGTTCGAGGATCCCCAGTTCGACGGTCCCCCGATTCGGGTCGTCCAGGTGGACGATCCGGACGCCGGTCCGGATGATGAGCAGACCGGACAGGTCGAGGTCACCGAGCTCGACCCGGACGACACGCCTGGTGATGAGGGCGAACCGGCCAGCGAGACTTCTGCCGGTGACAACGCTGGCTCGGATGGGTCCGACGACCAGGACGTCGATCCTGGCGAGGAGGACGAGATCGTCCGCCGATCGCGTAAGTACTACCTCGACGGTGTCGATGTATACGTGGCGAGCGAGGCCCTCTACGTCATAAACGACGAGAACGGGCGGCTGCGCCGAGTTCGTTACGAGCAGTGGGTACGGGATCGAGTCCTCTCCTTGGAGACCAACCCTGAGTCGTTGCGGGCCCAGTGGGCGACCATCGCCGGCCGCAGGGCACTGCGGGAACTACTGGCCGAAACCCTCGCCTTCCAGGTCGACGACCTCGTCACTCGGCTCAACAAGGTCGACTGCGACCCAATCGACCTACTTATCTGGCTGGCTTGGGACGGACCGCTGCTGTCGCGGCGGGACCGGGTGGCGATGTTCTCGCGCGACCAGCGGGAGTTTCTCGATCAGTTCTCGCCGCGCGCCCGGCAGATCCTGGCGACCCTCTTGGACAAGTACACGGCGTACGGGGTGGAGGAACTGTCGCCGCGGGCACTGCGCACCCCGCCGCTCTCAGAGATGGGCTCGGTCGTGGAACTCGCGAAGGAGTTCGGCGGCAAAGACGGCCTGCGTCGGGCGATCGACGAGCTCGGGCAGCGGCTGTTCCGCGCGGGTTGA
- a CDS encoding transposase: protein MGRPSKFPPELERDAVELVRATGKPVRQVARELGINPETLRGWVRQDKIDRGEGLGGELTSAEREELKRLRREVAELRMEKEILAKAAAFFVKEATR from the coding sequence GTGGGTCGTCCGTCGAAGTTCCCGCCGGAGTTGGAGCGGGATGCTGTGGAGTTGGTGCGCGCGACCGGGAAGCCGGTGCGGCAGGTCGCTCGTGAGCTGGGAATCAATCCGGAGACGCTGCGGGGTTGGGTCCGCCAGGACAAGATCGACCGCGGTGAGGGGTTGGGGGGTGAACTGACGTCCGCGGAGCGGGAGGAGCTCAAGCGGCTGCGTCGGGAGGTCGCTGAGCTGCGGATGGAGAAGGAGATCTTGGCAAAAGCCGCCGCCTTCTTCGTGAAGGAGGCGACCCGGTGA
- a CDS encoding integrase core domain-containing protein, with amino-acid sequence MRADLVIDAIRMAAARTALQPGCIFHSDAGAQYTSAAFRATLAELGIRQSMGSVADAFDNAAAESWFATLKTEIGTPCWPTRTAARQAVFEFIEVFYNRRRRHSGIGYLTPAEARLRYRQDPPLAA; translated from the coding sequence ATGCGCGCCGACCTCGTCATCGACGCGATCCGCATGGCCGCCGCCCGCACCGCACTACAGCCAGGCTGCATCTTCCACTCCGACGCCGGCGCCCAATACACCTCGGCCGCGTTCCGCGCCACCCTCGCCGAGCTGGGGATCCGCCAGTCCATGGGATCCGTCGCAGACGCCTTCGACAACGCCGCCGCCGAGAGCTGGTTCGCCACCCTCAAAACCGAGATCGGCACACCGTGCTGGCCCACCCGCACCGCAGCACGCCAGGCCGTCTTCGAGTTCATCGAAGTCTTCTACAACCGGCGACGCAGACACTCCGGCATCGGCTACCTCACCCCCGCCGAAGCACGACTACGCTACCGCCAAGATCCACCCCTCGCTGCATGA
- a CDS encoding helix-turn-helix domain-containing protein, producing MGQAPRPLTPHLSPRHFFGAELRYWREQRGLSQAALDRLIHFGEDTICKVEKAVRWPPPGLAEACDQALGTGGVLARLWPLVEHQRASASADADSVPGQADNAVPGLVSDIDGVPSSEGIVLSVDEEGRVWASVSRRRFLLGGAAVAVRPQLVATSGGSRRWVLNVASSPADPFGFAMAAHTRWRGARVLCADGGSGTTLVLPGGRALDGTAATLHLHPARCRGAQLVLEPDDPAGLEAALRTTSRSLIVAVQEHPAGNRFFALDGREAHRRLRQRASSTPVVPVPWAYELDDLTYGVLWAAANFDDALLADDLALADSSQDLSLYEQLPSSAVSREAAPDLSAAARMWLGSDFCARYILRHLGELPDQPVYWTREQWGEEASTWLLFRHKYDYLMATGRGRTGGEPLTRAFCVPREAVDTSPTAERILLFLAVALMESVGIQALVCTDPAYAHVEGFVLAPGRRALIANWVRADGVWHVDTTARRPRLREFADAAGHAQARSVIAADTPAGRLVRLADYLGLDWGWLQRRCAQLAEEGWAGLVRPRSRLLTTDGLDTACQFLAGLEADLS from the coding sequence ATGGGTCAAGCACCTCGACCACTCACACCCCACCTGTCGCCAAGGCATTTCTTCGGCGCTGAGCTGCGGTATTGGCGCGAGCAGCGCGGGCTGTCCCAGGCCGCGCTGGACCGGTTGATCCATTTCGGTGAGGACACGATCTGCAAGGTCGAGAAGGCGGTCCGATGGCCGCCACCCGGACTGGCGGAAGCCTGTGACCAGGCGTTAGGCACCGGCGGGGTGCTGGCTCGGCTCTGGCCGCTCGTCGAGCATCAGCGGGCAAGCGCGTCAGCCGATGCGGACAGCGTCCCCGGCCAAGCGGACAACGCGGTTCCGGGTCTGGTGTCGGACATCGACGGTGTCCCATCCTCCGAGGGGATCGTGTTGTCGGTGGACGAGGAGGGGCGCGTGTGGGCGTCGGTCAGCCGGCGGAGGTTCCTGCTCGGGGGAGCCGCCGTCGCCGTCCGCCCCCAGCTCGTCGCCACCTCGGGCGGTAGCCGGCGCTGGGTCCTCAACGTCGCGAGCAGCCCTGCGGATCCCTTCGGTTTCGCGATGGCCGCGCATACCCGGTGGCGCGGGGCGCGGGTGCTCTGCGCCGATGGCGGCTCCGGAACGACTCTGGTCCTGCCGGGCGGGCGCGCACTGGACGGGACCGCGGCGACCCTGCACCTGCACCCGGCACGCTGTCGAGGAGCCCAGCTCGTCCTCGAACCGGACGACCCGGCCGGCCTGGAGGCCGCGCTGCGCACCACCTCACGCAGCCTCATCGTGGCGGTGCAGGAACACCCGGCGGGTAACCGCTTCTTCGCGCTGGACGGGCGCGAGGCGCATCGTAGGCTGCGGCAGCGCGCGTCCTCCACACCTGTGGTGCCGGTCCCGTGGGCGTACGAGTTGGACGACCTGACGTACGGGGTGTTGTGGGCGGCGGCGAACTTCGACGACGCCCTGCTCGCTGACGACCTCGCGCTGGCGGACAGCTCCCAAGACCTCAGCCTGTATGAGCAGTTGCCCAGCTCGGCGGTGAGTCGTGAGGCCGCGCCTGATCTGTCCGCGGCGGCGCGCATGTGGCTCGGCTCGGACTTCTGCGCCCGCTACATCCTGCGCCACCTGGGCGAGCTGCCCGACCAGCCGGTGTACTGGACGCGGGAGCAGTGGGGTGAGGAGGCGAGTACTTGGCTGCTGTTCCGACACAAGTACGACTACCTGATGGCCACCGGCCGCGGGCGCACCGGAGGCGAGCCCTTGACGCGGGCCTTCTGCGTCCCCCGGGAGGCGGTCGACACCTCCCCCACCGCCGAGCGGATCCTGCTGTTCTTGGCCGTCGCGCTGATGGAGTCGGTCGGCATCCAGGCTCTTGTCTGCACCGACCCGGCGTACGCGCACGTCGAGGGTTTCGTCCTGGCCCCTGGACGGCGGGCGCTGATCGCGAACTGGGTCCGCGCGGACGGGGTCTGGCACGTGGACACCACCGCTCGCCGGCCCCGCCTGCGGGAATTCGCCGACGCCGCCGGGCACGCCCAGGCGCGTTCAGTCATCGCCGCGGACACCCCGGCCGGACGGCTGGTTCGCCTTGCCGACTACCTGGGCCTGGACTGGGGGTGGCTGCAGCGGCGCTGCGCGCAACTGGCTGAGGAGGGATGGGCTGGCCTGGTCCGTCCCCGAAGCCGGCTGCTCACCACCGACGGGCTCGACACCGCCTGCCAGTTCCTCGCTGGTCTTGAAGCGGATCTTTCTTGA
- a CDS encoding asparaginase: MTVFSLGGTIAMTDDGRGGVVPALSGAALLAAVPGLAATGITVTVEDFRRLPGASLTFEDVYELVEAIGKAVAAGAHGVVVTQGTDTIEETAYLIDLLWDGHAPVVVTGAMRNPTLAGADGPANLLAALLVAASPQAAGMGCLVVFNDEIHAARHVRKTHATSTATFVSPNTGPLGHVVEGVPRLLTRPTPKPPLPHRQRAGRARVALVTVSLGDDGELLRGLAERFDGLVVAGFGAGHVPARLVPPLEDLAGRIPVVLASRTGAGPVLTGTYGFPGSERDLLARGLISAGWHDPLKARVLLHVLLAAGATREEITAAFTTA; this comes from the coding sequence GTGACCGTCTTCTCCCTGGGCGGCACGATCGCCATGACCGACGACGGTCGCGGCGGGGTGGTGCCCGCCCTGTCCGGCGCGGCCCTCCTCGCGGCGGTCCCCGGGCTCGCCGCGACCGGGATCACCGTCACGGTGGAGGACTTCCGCCGGTTGCCCGGCGCCTCGCTCACCTTCGAGGACGTCTACGAGCTGGTCGAGGCGATCGGTAAGGCCGTGGCCGCCGGCGCCCACGGGGTGGTCGTCACCCAGGGCACCGACACCATCGAGGAGACCGCCTACCTGATCGACCTGCTCTGGGACGGCCACGCCCCAGTCGTGGTCACCGGCGCGATGCGCAACCCCACCCTGGCGGGCGCGGACGGTCCGGCCAACCTGCTCGCCGCCCTCCTCGTCGCGGCCAGCCCCCAGGCCGCCGGGATGGGGTGCCTGGTCGTGTTCAACGACGAGATCCACGCCGCCCGCCACGTCCGCAAGACCCACGCCACCAGCACCGCCACCTTCGTCTCCCCCAACACCGGCCCGCTCGGGCACGTCGTCGAAGGGGTACCGCGGCTGCTCACCCGCCCCACCCCCAAACCCCCGCTCCCGCACCGCCAGCGGGCCGGGCGGGCACGCGTCGCCCTAGTCACCGTGTCTTTGGGGGATGACGGGGAGCTGCTGCGCGGCCTCGCCGAACGCTTCGACGGCCTGGTGGTGGCCGGGTTCGGCGCCGGCCACGTCCCGGCCCGCCTGGTTCCCCCGCTGGAGGACCTCGCCGGAAGAATCCCCGTCGTGCTCGCCTCCCGCACCGGCGCCGGACCCGTCCTCACCGGCACCTACGGCTTCCCCGGCTCCGAACGCGACCTGCTCGCCCGCGGCCTGATCAGCGCCGGCTGGCACGACCCGCTCAAGGCCCGCGTCCTGCTGCACGTGCTGCTCGCCGCCGGGGCGACCCGCGAGGAGATCACCGCCGCCTTCACCACCGCCTGA
- a CDS encoding PPC domain-containing DNA-binding protein, which translates to MRAHELTTGRTFGVTFDHGEDFFTALTDFCRAHDIRHGYIPMFLAGFAEAEIVGTCDKLPDPHAPVWSKVHVENAEALGVGTLAHDPDTDQVLPHIHVSLGRKELSATAHTSHLLSARVQFLTEMIVVEVTAPTMTRPRNPHLYDVPLLTFGT; encoded by the coding sequence ATGCGCGCCCACGAACTCACCACCGGCCGGACCTTCGGCGTCACCTTCGACCACGGCGAGGACTTCTTCACCGCCCTGACCGACTTCTGCCGCGCCCACGACATCCGCCACGGCTACATCCCCATGTTCCTCGCCGGCTTCGCCGAAGCCGAGATCGTCGGCACCTGCGACAAGCTCCCCGACCCCCACGCCCCGGTCTGGTCAAAGGTCCACGTCGAAAACGCCGAAGCGCTCGGGGTCGGCACCCTCGCCCACGACCCCGACACCGACCAGGTCCTCCCCCACATCCACGTCAGCCTCGGCCGCAAGGAACTGTCCGCCACCGCCCACACCAGCCACCTGCTCTCCGCCCGCGTCCAGTTCCTCACCGAGATGATCGTCGTCGAAGTCACCGCCCCCACCATGACCAGACCCCGCAACCCCCACCTCTACGACGTGCCCCTGCTCACCTTCGGCACCTGA